The Plodia interpunctella isolate USDA-ARS_2022_Savannah chromosome 22, ilPloInte3.2, whole genome shotgun sequence genome includes the window TTTCGTTATGTTTTTCATCACAAGCTTAATTGAAAGTTAGACAagctaatttaattattttaatataatttattacagataTTTACTTGGACTGTTGGTAGGCTATGCCTTAGGAGGCTACCTGAGCTACTACCAAGTGATTTACGCCAACATGGCGATGGCAATTACGTCTATGGGGCTTCTGATGCTGCTCCCCGAGTCTCCTGTTTTCCTGGTACTCGTCGGGAAGATTGAGGTTGGTTGTAATGTAAACGTCAGtccaaaaaataagtattttcagGATTCATGTTTATATGTCTATTCCACCAAGATTCTTAAACTCCCTATTATTGAAAGATGTGTGAGGTAAACTCAGATTTTCCctctattatatatagaggttccctctattatagtcgagctacgcgatggctgacccatgcggCACCTCGTGAACgcgtgctgccagagggaactggtcagctcgtttctcatatatttttgtataattaattgtttcacatgtataaataataccatcaaaagtctcgcagctcagtttatctaccgtaaaaagttgtgagatccatgtataataccaagtcggttaatttatttattctctccacttaagggaccttctgtcttaagttattacgtaaattattatcatatcaatattaaaaatcttttaggttttaaataaatagatcaatAGAAATGGCGCTCAGACGGTCAATATTTGTGATACCTTGGATTAGCATTCTTTATCCCGAAGgtacgcgattcccgtaggatttaGTCAAAAGTCTtgataaagtagatggcgctttataaagtagatggcgctacctGTGCATAAAAACGTGTCTTTTATAATAACACCGCGGAGTGCAGCGAAGCTAGTAAATAACATACCAGTATCTCTTcgtaaaaaatactgtattttGATTGCAGGAGGCAGCTAAATCAATCGCATTTTATAACCGCCTAGATCCAACGTCAAAAGAAGTTGATAGGGCAATAAAGAATATTCGAATACAGTTAGACCCAAGACTAGAGATGATGCTAGAAGCAGAacaaggtaaaaaaaaagtttaaaatgtcATCAAGATATGCATATACTATAACACAACACAGACTTTAGGATATTTGACAAAACTAACAATATCCTCGCTAATAATAGAAATGGTTAGTTTTGTACAATCAAAAGAGATTGAAGAATATGAGTCaacatgtatttaaataagtaaggataataatattatatttaatagttcCATATATGAAATTGGACATGGCCATGGTAGAaagggcaaacccaagaagagctggcttgatgtcgtatGCGTGCCAGTGGTCTGATAACGAGGGACGCCGACGACCATGCGAAGTGGCGACGAAAAAGTTGGAAAGTAGACCTGGGCTTcgatgctcaacggctgaggaagaaaccgggaaattGCTCATATGAAGGAGAGAgttttctaaaaatacattttaagtatTACAGATTTACAGATTATTGTTCCTACTAAATAATGACACAAGACTTGTATTATATACTGttgcatttaattaataatacttaaaataataatacttaatatataaataattaataatacttaattacttaaataatcaCTGGTCACGGATAGCAGCAGatcttgatgatgaaataaattaccaaATTTACGTCTAAAAATTGATTCCATAGTTTGATATAAGTCACTCTTGTCCAGGTTCCTAGAAGGACGTAGTATCTTCTAGGGACCCGGAATATAAGCTTTACTAATAGAAATATCAAACAGACGTAATTCCTAACGTGCTTCCTTTCAGATCCAGAAGTGATCGATCGACTGCTGACAGTAACTGAAGACTCAGATATTACTGTGAAGCCTCACACCGAATCAGCTTGGAAAATATTGAgtaagatttattattgaatttgttaaatatgtcCAGTTACAATAGATACCGGACGCATACGAGGAAGACTGTTCCCCATTAACAGCTGTCAACGTTACGTCTCTTAACGCCTCCCATGAATGTCGTACGGGAGTGATTCCACTCCCGTGTCCTGCGTGGGTTCTTTTCTGTTTATATGGAGTGTTCCTATGCCCCAACATGCGCagtaattgatattattaatacttatattacaattaaaatggtaattattaaacatatgttaagaataaatgaaaatggaaTTGAGTAAACACAGTGTAGTATAGAATCAGAATttcattgaatattttgttcttgatatatttttagccTTTCTCGACAAAGTCGTCAAAGTAGGTCGTTAAACATTTTTGCtcattcatataatataatattatctcttGTCCCGTAGTTCGTTTTAGGCATTATTAACTTCTGTTTACAGGAGGATCCAAGTCGTCCAAGCGCGCTTTGCTCGTCAATCTAGTACTAATGGGCTCAACCATAATGATGGGATGCCCAGTGATACAAGTGTATGCTGAGCCGCTGTTCAGAGAAGCCGTGCCGACGATGTCGCCGAACCAGTGCTCGATACTGCTGGCTGCGAACTTCTTCGTGGCCAGTATTACTTGTGTCGGGGTCATTGATAGGTGTGGACGTAAGGTAAGCATTCGCTTTTCTTTTGTTTCCTTTATAGCACCACGTGGATTCTAGACAAACTCTTTTAAAGTGTCATCTTgtgtagtatttttatttagtataatgTACTTTTGCTTCAATCTATCATCTTCTATCAGTCCACTGCTGGCTATAGGCCTCCCTTTTTTACACCACTTTCTATGGTCCTGTCTACCACTCCGTCACTGTTTTAGTTCATCAATGGTTTTCATACgtaaaactaataattatgctctaatgtttttatttacattttaaaagttacgCTTGACAATTTCAGTAACCACCGaagtttaaactaaaatttccaatgacatttattttatgttgtatCTTTTCAGAATCTCATGTTAGGATCATCACTAGCCTCCGGCATTTGTCTCCTGCTGCTCGGTACCCAGTTACAGTTTCAGTGGGCAAGTCCCTGGTTCACTGTCGTCCTGATATACGCTTTCAGCTTCGCCTTCACTATGGGATGTGGAGTTATTCCTCAGGTGCTTAATGgggaaatatttttgccaGAGGTGAATATTATAagactatttatattatttgttgttgtaAGCAAGAGGGGCAATGTAACATATTCATTATCAGGCCAAAAAGCACATcttctataatttttataatgttggaTAAGTGCTATTCTAATTTATTGCgtagtaatatattattttacaccaaaaaaaaattgtacctgTACATACAATGCGAATAACGCCTTAGCAACATATAACCTTCACCACCCAACCATCTCATTCTTAATTCAGGCAGGCCCGTCTTAAAATCATATCTATaccttcaaaatttaaagacgCCATGGCTGCGAATGCAGCTCGAGCTGCAGAAATGATTGCTGATGATGCTGCAGATGAGAAAGATTGTttgaaaaactatttaaaaccttcactattatttttcttctcatCAATTCTTCATTTCAGGTCCGCAGCCTTTGCACCAACATGGTGCTGTCCTCGCAATGCGTTTCCATGTTCTTCGAGCTGCTCGTCTTCAATCTGGCGGTGGAAGTGATCGGCATGGGTCCAGTGTTCTACTGCTTCTCGGCTATCTGTTTCTTTGTTACTGTATTCTCGTGTATAGCATTACCTGAGACTAAAGGACTATCGACAGACGCCATACAGGCCTTGTTTTTGAAGAAGAAGGCGtagaatatttgtatatatgttaaGATTAGCCATCTAATTCATAAAGTTGAAGCATcgatattttaagttaaaatagatatgttttgtcttgttCTGATCAGTTCAGTAATGGTTtaggcgaacgatggagccataacataaaaacataaaaacatttcgTTAATTTATGTCCTTGCAGAATATTTaaggctgcggtgaaattTGTTGCGTCACTTTCTGCTTTACCTGTGCTTTGGAAGTCAGTCAATTTTGAAGTCAATAAGTgatcatcattattttattaaattttgatttttatttttataatggcAAAACACACGGTAGCATAAAGTATGcttcaacatttttatgaataaaatagtttGTTGGGTAGATTTTGTCATATTTgatttaatgtttgtttgtaagtaaaattaagattccaaataaactttttgcgtcttaaaataatataccaaAAGTTACAGTATTATGGCATAGTTGTGTgctaatttctatttttagacgtagaaaatagaaaaattttgaaattgattttaatgattataaaaagataataattattattttgtgacactcttaatataataagattgggtatttatattataattttttacctatttattaaaagcttataaaatataaatatgttttttttacgaaaatgtcctgtacataatgtatttttgattataaaataatggattttaggtatttctttaaattttgacaaaaaatgatGTCCACACAGGAAATTGTCGTGGAGTTCCCTTGTCGGGAGTCGATCCTGGTCTACAATTAGGTCTTGTTGTGCATAATAATGCACTGTAATCCGTGACAAaacgtatataaaaaatttcagCTTAATCGGTTGCAGATATCAGTATTGTGCTTCGATGGTGAGTTGCAAAATTCGAAGAGAgaacttttaataatttacttactataaatacttacctactcTTATAGCAATGTGAgcttataaaaaagatataatatgtaattctattacatttcaaaataatatgacattggtaatttgtatatatatttttttacctatttgGGATTATATACCTAGATGAAATTAAACGATTCAATTCTTTGGTATTCGAATCTAGACATAATAGAAATACCTAACtgtatctttttttaaaatttcatcaaaattcacACAGCAATTTAGCCCATTTTGAAAgtcttttcttttattacattagtatggatggaagtatgaatatatattgtcTGTTATAATGTGAAATGAAATGTCACAAAATCCATATTACATTAATGGAAGCgcaaaattatgataatatttaaagtaaaacaaataaaaatgtctagtGTCGGTTTTAACTCTACAAACACCTGGGCATAATTTATAAGGCGCCccttatttgtatttctattcgaaatttgatttaaacttaagataacttttatataaggGGCACATTTTGACTTATTTTAAAGCagattgaaattttgaaaaatgattttcaataaatagatTCTATTATATAAGTTTTGGAAACTAGCCAGTTCAAtactgtatataaataacaggattatatttcatattattagcgctatgattattattttaaaatcgattttattagatttaatgTAGAAAAATGACAAGTTACAGGGATCTGTTGCAAAAGGCCATATGCATACACACATCACCACACACCATATGGTGGGCCGTTTACCTTTTTACTGTTTGGTAGtggaaaaaaatctatgaatCCGACCCTAGATCCTGTTTCGTATGTTTAACATCTTAAAGATCATTAGCAAAAAAGAATTTGCCTTGTTTTGTGGTCATTCACTACCAACAGTTCAGACGGTGTAAGAGGGCGTTGCTGGATACGAATACTTCGCCCCTTTGTAATCACTGCCCTGGGCGGCGGACCCGTAAATTActgaatgtataaaaaaatcacactaCAATTGACTGAccgtaagtaaataaaagcgcatgcgtaaatttttattaagtaaatttagaatttgttTGATAAGAATTAGATTTCTAAACGAAAACTGTGTACACAGTGTCGAGATGGTGTttctatatttgaaataaaggCTACTTTGTCTGTAGGGTAATTGTACCTGCAAATGGCATTggaaaattaaatctattataattaatttgttcagAGTAGTTAGAAACAAAACAAGGAATATTTTCTACGTGAAAGTGGAACACAGTTTGGCTTTACAAGTATacttgaaatgaaacacacgatATTAACACCcgcaatatataaataaattataaccgatatatatataaaataaatatctgaaAACTGAGATACTGCCCTTTTATACCGCTGCGGCACATGATTGTATAGTTATGTGGAATGTTTCTTGTGTATTTGTcctttattttaatggttcactgtatcataaatgtatattgtgtgtcctcgatataaataaacagtttatcaatctatatataatacttgcCACCACATAGAATGAATATGTTGATAGCCCATACTGTATGGCTaaaagattatataataaattacccaCGAATGTtaaaaacgaaacaaaaatgtcaaatgtcaGAGCTATTTACTCTACAAACTAATTCatagacaataaataataaattcaagtaacatgaaatattacataaccttacataaaaaaatatatttctatgacgagtatagaatatagatatattacatgataattattataagatgACTATAAATGTAA containing:
- the LOC128679956 gene encoding facilitated trehalose transporter Tret1-like, with amino-acid sequence MEREFERMEKIRLKPSAFLVQTMATIFICFFACQTGFVCAWPSGTIENFKSNNTVLSMPMTTFEVSLLGSLLNIGALIVTPFCAYAFNNFGRKYASILFGLPFVINWLIISLTKSVPWILIAITISGIGIGGQNASVIFISEIVHNSIRGGLTALSASGYLLGLLVGYALGGYLSYYQVIYANMAMAITSMGLLMLLPESPVFLVLVGKIEEAAKSIAFYNRLDPTSKEVDRAIKNIRIQLDPRLEMMLEAEQDPEVIDRLLTVTEDSDITVKPHTESAWKILRGSKSSKRALLVNLVLMGSTIMMGCPVIQVYAEPLFREAVPTMSPNQCSILLAANFFVASITCVGVIDRCGRKNLMLGSSLASGICLLLLGTQLQFQWASPWFTVVLIYAFSFAFTMGCGVIPQVLNGEIFLPEVRSLCTNMVLSSQCVSMFFELLVFNLAVEVIGMGPVFYCFSAICFFVTVFSCIALPETKGLSTDAIQALFLKKKA